One Aegilops tauschii subsp. strangulata cultivar AL8/78 chromosome 7, Aet v6.0, whole genome shotgun sequence genomic window carries:
- the LOC109747941 gene encoding phosphopantothenoylcysteine decarboxylase: protein MTTSEPVQGSWELEPSRPRVLLAASGSVAAIKFESLCRVFSEWAEVRAVATKSSLHFVDRSSLPSDVILYTDDDEWSTWTKIGDEVLHIELRKWADIMVIAPLSANTLAKIAGGLCDNLLTCIVRAWDYKKPIFVAPAMNTFMWNNPFTARHIETISQLGISLVPPTTKRLACGDYGNGAMAEPSQIHTTVRLACKSQTFGMGISPANPSSSRPV from the exons ATGACTACATCAGAACCGGTACAGGGAAGCTGGGAGCTGGAACCCAGCAGGCCTCGGGTCCTCCTTGCTGCTTCAGGGAGTGTAGCTGCTATAAAATTCGAGAGCCTCTGTCGTGTCTTCTCCGAGTGGGCGGAAGTCCGAGCTGTGGCCACCAAGTCATCATTGCACTTTGTTGATAGATCATCTCTCCCTAGCGACGTCATTCTTTACACTGATGATGATGAGTGGTCTACCTGGACGAAGATAGGAGACGAGGTTCTGCACATAGAGCTGCGGAAGTGGGCAGACATCATGGTGATCGCCCCCTTATCTGCAAATACCCTGGCCAAG ATCGCCGGTGGGTTATGCGACAACCTCCTGACGTGCATAGTGCGAGCATGGGACTACAAGAAGCCGATCTTCGTCGCGCCAGCCATGAACACCTTCATGTGGAACAACCCGTTCACGGCGCGCCACATCGAGACGATCAGTCAACTCGGCATTTCCCTGGTCCCGCCCACCACGAAAAGGCTGGCCTGCGGCGACTACGGAAACGGCGCGATGGCTGAGCCCTCGCAGATCCACACGACCGTGAGGCTCGCGTGCAAGTCGCAGACGTTCGGCATGGGCATTTCGCCTGCGAACCCTTCCAGCAGCCGCCCTGTCTAG
- the LOC123494686 gene encoding uncharacterized protein — MVDAGAARRAMQFRMPRRPRADAASAAASGGGGRRKRMAVARLGGEGGGRGGSAESRRRLFGALRRVRVRWLAALYRRTLRRLRASYARALRELVEGRALLGALNAPPGVECSRAASFGPMATVGF, encoded by the coding sequence ATGGTGGACGCCGGGGCGGCGAGGAGGGCCATGCAGTTCCGCATGCCGCGGCGCCCGAGGGCGGACGCGGCGTCGGCAGCGGCGAGCGGTGGCGGCGGGCGGAGGAAGAGGATGGCGGTGGCGAGGCTGGGCGGCGAGGGAGGCGGCCGCGGCGGATCGGCTGAGAGCCGGCGGAGGCTCTTCGGGGCGCTGCGGCGGGTGCGGGTGCGGTGGCTGGCGGCGCTGTACCGGAGGACGCTGCGGCGGCTGCGCGCGAGCTACGCCAGGGCCCTCCGCGAGCTAGTCGAGGGCAGGGCGCTCCTGGGCGCGCTCAACGCGCCCCCCGGCGTCGAATGCTCCCGCGCCGCGTCGTTCGGGCCGATGGCCACCGTCGGCTTCTGA
- the LOC109747940 gene encoding G-protein coupled receptor 1 has translation MAASALAASAAASQSMRNREILDAVGTTAAALSLAGSSFIVLCYLLFRELRKFSFKLVYFLAVADMLCSLFTIMGGPANAFYCFAHDYSAHFFCVASFLWTTTIAFTLHRTVVKHKTDVEEFGFIFHLYVWGTSLVTTVLRSIGSDYGRPGTWCWIQQGSTGKILHLITFYLPLWGAILYNGFTYYQVNRMLNNATRMAVGMSDRSSQSDVRADKKAFNRWGYYPLILIGSWAFATINRLYDFANPGHKIFWLSILDIGFAGLMGLFNSIAYGLNSSVRRAIAERIDMYLPERIKRSLPTLSRLRSQQENELTSLIVESNNSITETTMRVTPRSSLAG, from the exons ATGGCGGCGTCGGccctggcggcgtcggcggcggcgagccAGTCCATGAGGAACCGCGAGATCCTCGACGCCGTGGGCACCACCGCGGCGGCGCTCTCGCTCGCCGGCTCCTCCTTCATCGTGCTCTGCTACCTCCTCTTCCGCGAGCTCCGCAAGTTCTCGTTCAAGCTCGTCTACTTCCTCGCCGTCGCG GATATGCTTTGCAGCTTATTCACTATAATGGG GGGGCCAGCAAATGCATTCTATTGCTTTGCGCATGACTACAGTGCACATTTCTTCTGTGTGGCTTCTTTTTTATGGACAACCACTATAGCATTCACTCTTCATCGCACagttgtcaagcacaaaaccgaTGTTGAGGAGTTTGGATTCATTTTCCACTTGTATGTATGGG GAACTTCACTAGTTACAACTGTATTACGTTCAATAGGAAGTGATTATGGAAGGCCAGGGACCTGGTGTTGGATCCAGCAGGGAAGCACGGGAAAG ATTTTACACTTGATTACCTTTTACCTTCCACTTTGGGGTGCCATTCTCTACAATGGGTTTACGTACTATCAAGTAAACCGCATGTTGAACAATGCGACACGG ATGGCTGTTGGCATGAGTGATCGATCAAGTCAATCTGACGTGAGGGCAGACAAGAAG GCATTTAACCGGTGGGGTTATTACCCTCTGATTTTAATTGGTTCATGGGCTTTCGCAACAATCAATCGCCTGTATGACTTTGCTAATCCTGGTCACAAGATATTTTGGCTATCCATCCTTGATATTGGGTTTGCTGGACTTATG GGCCTTTTTAATTCGATTGCTTATGGTCTCAACTCTTCAGTGCGCAGAGCAATTGCAGAAAGAATTGACAT GTATCTACCCGAGAGAATCAAAAGGAGCCTCCCTACTTTGTCAAGATTGAGAAGTCAGCAAGAAAATGAGCTGACCTCTCTTATTGTTGAGAGTAATAACAGTATAACAGAAACAACAATGCGAGTAACACCTAGGAGTTCTCTAGCTGGCTGA
- the LOC109747944 gene encoding polygalacturonase-like, whose protein sequence is MASIVPLFSLLSLFLCCALAKGGMKMAPSTNGADHRGRSLQSDHVFSVLTYGAYGDGRHGDTKALSKAWAAACSSLNPSIMLIPGGKKYLTKHLTFSGPCKSSITLMIEGTLVAPPKRLYWIEDTIRHWILFRSVRGLTVTGGGTIDGNGKIWWQNSCKVNSKLPCRQAPTALTFYSCTNLEVNNLELLNSQQIHISVEHCSDVRMSRLSITAPGTSPNTDGIHIAHSKDVKVMDCAIKTGDDCMSIEDGTENLHVNNIVCGPGHGISIGSLGDRNSQAQVANITIDGARLRGTTNGARIKTWQGGWGYAKNIVFQNMMMDNVQNPIIIDQNYCDSATPCNEQKSAVEVSNVLFKNIRGTSASREAIKLSCSRAVPCHGIALHNVRLTLKRGGGDAKSTCENAKWRKLGTVMPQPCSLND, encoded by the exons ATGGCCTCCATTGTGCCCCTTTTCTCTCTACTGTCATTGTTCTTGTGTTGTGCTCTTGCCAAGGGAGGCATGAAAATGGCCCCTTCGACGAATGGGGCTGACCATAGAGGCCGGTCCCTACAGTCGGATCATGTTTTCAGTGTGCTCACATATGGGGCTTACGGCGATGGGCGCCATGGCGACACAAAG GCATTGTCGAAGGCGTGGGCTGCAGCTTGCTCCTCTTTGAATCCTAGCATCATGCTCATCCCCGGGGGCAAGAAATACCTAACCAAGCATTTAACCTTCTCCGGCCCATGCAAATCCAGTATCACGTTAATG ATTGAAGGCACTTTGGTAGCCCCTCCAAAGAGATTATATTGGATAGAGGATACCATTAGGCACTGGATTTTGTTCAGATCTGTGAGAGGCCTTACCGTCACCGGTGGTGGGACCATTGATGGAAATGGAAAGATTTGGTGGCAGAACTCCTGCAAAGTAAACTCAAAACTC CCTTGCAGACAAGCTCCAACG GCTTTGACGTTCTATTCTTGCACAAATCTGGAAGTGAATAATTTAGAACTGCTGAACAGCCAGCAAATCCACATATCGGTGGAGCATTGCAGCGATGTAAGGATGTCACGCCTGTCGATCACAGCACCCGGCACTAGCCCCAACACCGACGGCATCCATATCGCCCATAGTAAGGATGTCAAAGTCATGGACTGTGCAATCAAGACCGGGGACGACTGCATGTCAATCGAGGATGGAACCGAGAACCTACATGTCAACAACATTGTGTGTGGACCGGGGCATGGGATAAGCATCGGGAGCTTAGGCGATCGCAATTCCCAAGCCCAAGTTGCAAACATCACCATCGACGGGGCGCGACTGCGCGGCACGACGAATGGGGCTCGTATCAAGACATGGCAGGGCGGGTGGGGCTACGCAAAGAACATCGTGTTCCAGAACATGATGATGGATAATGTACAGAACCCGATCATCATCGACCAGAACTACTGCGACTCGGCCACACCATGTAATGAACAG AAATCGGCTGTGGAGGTGAGCAATGTGTTGTTCAAGAACATTAGGGGGACAAGTGCCTCAAGAGAGGCCATCAAGCTCAGTTGCAGTAGAGCTGTGCCTTGCCATGGGATAGCCTTGCACAACGTCAGGCTTACTCTAAAACGAGGAGGCGGTGATGCAAAGAGCACCTGTGAGAATGCAAAATGGAGGAAACTGGGAACGGTCATGCCACAGCCATGTAGTCTCAACGACTGA